One stretch of Tachysurus fulvidraco isolate hzauxx_2018 chromosome 12, HZAU_PFXX_2.0, whole genome shotgun sequence DNA includes these proteins:
- the LOC113659641 gene encoding ovarian cancer G-protein coupled receptor 1 codes for MSDDSINCTINHKIHQYLFSGTYILVLLVGFPTNAYSLYHAWLQIRARNELGVYLLNLTVSDLLYLASLPVWLQYIFYGDNWIYSEWACKVCGFLLYDNIYISIGFLCCISIDRYLAVVYPLRFSSLRTMKAAAVVSAIVWLKELAVGIVFFQHKELSRDKTNELVCFEHYPMQTWEKPINYYRFYVGFLFPLGILSISYFRVLRAVGKSAGTQTAQKKRIKSLVTITIIIFLVCFSPYHIFLLVRTLLETECSFVERIFNYYHFSLLLTSLNCIADPALYCFVSESVQHSIQQATEACAHVLCCCCSKRESSYNKDSTQQEVAAPTDNGTGTSVIKLLQQTKV; via the coding sequence ATGTCTGACGATTCGATCAACTGCACCATCAACCACAAAATTCACCAGTACCTCTTTTCCGGCACCTACATCCTGGTTTTACTGGTGGGATTTCCTACCAATGCCTACTCTCTCTACCATGCCTGGCTTCAGATAAGGGCTCGCAATGAGTTGGGGGTCTACCTGCTTAACCTGACTGTGTCTGACCTCCTGTACCTGGCCTCTCTGCCTGTTTGGCTGCAGTACATCTTTTATGGAGATAACTGGATTTACAGTGAGTGGGCCTGCAAAGTGTGTGGCTTTCTGCTGTATGACAACATCTACATCAGCATAGGCTTTCTGTGCTGTATCTCGATAGACCGTTATCTGGCTGTGGTCTATCCCCTCCGCTTCTCCTCACTTCGTACCAtgaaagcagcagcagtagtcAGTGCCATAGTGTGGCTTAAGGAACTTGCCGTAGGTATCGTCTTTTTCCAACACAAGGAGCTGAGCCGCGACAAGACTAACGAATTGGTGTGCTTCGAGCACTATCCCATGCAGACTTGGGAGAAGCCAATAAACTACTACCGTTTCTACGTGGGCTTTTTGTTTCCGTTAGGTATCCTGTCCATCTCGTATTTTCGGGTCCTGCGGGCTGTTGGCAAGAGCGCAGGGACACAGACTGCCCAGAAAAAACGCATCAAAAGCCTggtcaccatcaccatcatcatcttcctgGTGTGCTTTTCGCCATACCACATCTTTCTGCTGGTGCGGACGCTGCTGGAGACCGAATGCTCGTTTGTCGAGAGGATTTTTAACTATTACCACTTCTCGCTCTTGCTCACTAGTTTGAATTGCATCGCTGACCCAGCACTCTATTGCTTTGTCAGTGAAAGTGTCCAGCACAGCATCCAACAAGCTACAGAGGCTTGTGCCCACGTTCTATGCTGCTGCTGTTCCAAACGCGAGAGCAGCTACAACAAGGACTCCACACAACAGGAAGTAGCAGCACCTACTGATAATGGCACAGGCACCTCTGTGATCAAACTGCTGCAGCAAACCAAGGTGTAG